The following are encoded in a window of Maridesulfovibrio ferrireducens genomic DNA:
- a CDS encoding peroxiredoxin encodes MSCENEYSGDFIPEAIIGERVETFVMEAFDPCDCGFCEVDFEEIQKAGKWTVLFFYPADFTFVCPTELADLASKHADLEKLGCEVISVSTDTKFVHLAWKTDERLLQDVKFKMAADPTGEVADFFGVYDPATGMALRGTFIINPDGILVSSEVNFYNVGRNADELLRKVEANVYLKDHPAEACPAKWTPGAKTLTPSEKLVGKVYEQLND; translated from the coding sequence ATGAGTTGTGAAAACGAGTATTCAGGTGATTTTATTCCGGAAGCAATAATCGGTGAAAGAGTTGAAACTTTTGTAATGGAAGCTTTCGATCCTTGTGATTGCGGTTTCTGCGAAGTGGATTTTGAAGAAATTCAGAAAGCAGGTAAGTGGACGGTTCTTTTCTTCTACCCTGCGGATTTTACCTTTGTATGCCCCACAGAGCTGGCCGATCTAGCTTCCAAGCATGCAGACCTTGAAAAATTGGGATGCGAAGTTATTTCTGTTTCTACAGACACAAAGTTTGTACACCTCGCATGGAAGACCGACGAAAGATTGCTGCAAGACGTTAAGTTCAAAATGGCAGCAGATCCTACCGGTGAAGTGGCTGATTTCTTCGGTGTCTATGATCCTGCAACAGGTATGGCTCTGCGCGGAACATTTATCATCAATCCTGACGGAATTCTGGTTTCATCTGAAGTCAATTTTTACAATGTCGGGCGTAATGCTGATGAGCTTTTACGTAAGGTTGAAGCAAACGTGTATCTAAAAGATCATCCTGCGGAAGCTTGCCCTGCGAAGTGGACTCCCGGAGCAAAGACGTTGACTCCTTCCGAGAAGTTGGTGGGTAAAGTTTACGAACAGCTGAATGATTAA
- a CDS encoding insulinase family protein — MTKVYGFKEISRETLPELNGDAVIYEHEKTGGRVLSVINADENKTFGISFRTPPADSTGLPHILEHSVLCGSRKYPVKEPFVELLKSSLQTFLNAMTYPDKTVYPVASPNEQDFRNLVGVYLDAVFFPNLTPNTLMQEGWHYVPEENGKLSYKGVVFNEMKGAYSSPDSLLYEHAQHSLFPDTTYGLDSGGNPEVIPDLTFEDFMNFHKKYYHPSNSYAFFYGDDDPEHRLKMLDEYFNQFEKIDPESAIGIQAPFTTPVVIEDKYDASDDGNQKAMFVVNFGLGHERNARIDLELEVLELVLIGLPSSPLRKALTDSELGEDIAGVGLENELRQLYFSTGLKGIETEDAPKVEELIFSTFKDLATNGINAEDLEAAINTIEFDLRENNTGSYPRGLSVMTTAMTSWLYDGDPLEHIRYEKPIADLKKRLADGEKIFEPLIQKLFVDNNYRSTVLLTPDTKVGAEREKREEVKLEKARSAMSDAEFKAVIKKADELQEEQEAPDSPEALDTIPRLKVADLPLEGIEIVCEKKGELLFHDLDTNGILYLDLAFNFSGLPDRLLPYLSVFGRILLQTGTKSTDFVTMNRRMAAKTGGISPSSIVATKHGTTDTFSRFVLRGKATADRTGDLIEIISELLLEANLDNRDRVRQIVLESKARMEQHLIPSGHMIAALRMKARFSEAGFINELMNGVSNLQFLRELAERVENDFASVVADLEEIRATILNQANLLSNVTLDGKTYNTISSALGDLSSALPAGSSSTAKRNLLSFEKMEGLCIPAQVNYVAKGTNVYDYGYKYSGSAQVVSRYLRTGYLWDKVRVQGGAYGSFSMFDRTAGSLSFVSYRDPNLKRTLDTYDGVADYLRKIEVNNDELEKTILGGIGDIDSYMLPDAKGYTSMVRHLSGEDAAFRQELREQVLASSENDFRLFAEAAQSVADHGDVVVLGSRKAMEESGLDLKLVDIL, encoded by the coding sequence ATGACCAAAGTTTATGGATTCAAAGAAATATCACGCGAAACTCTTCCCGAGCTGAACGGTGATGCAGTTATATATGAACATGAAAAAACAGGCGGCAGAGTTCTTTCTGTCATCAATGCGGACGAAAACAAAACATTCGGAATTAGCTTCCGCACTCCTCCGGCAGACAGTACAGGTCTTCCTCATATTCTTGAACACTCTGTTCTATGCGGATCACGCAAATATCCTGTGAAGGAACCATTTGTAGAGCTGCTCAAAAGCTCACTGCAAACATTCCTCAACGCAATGACTTATCCGGACAAAACGGTATACCCTGTTGCAAGCCCGAACGAACAGGATTTCCGCAATCTGGTCGGTGTTTACCTTGATGCTGTTTTCTTCCCCAATCTTACTCCGAACACTTTGATGCAGGAAGGCTGGCATTACGTTCCCGAAGAAAATGGCAAGCTCAGTTATAAGGGTGTTGTATTCAATGAAATGAAAGGAGCTTACTCCTCCCCTGACAGCCTGCTCTATGAACACGCTCAGCATTCATTGTTCCCCGACACCACCTACGGACTTGATTCCGGCGGTAACCCAGAAGTTATCCCGGATTTAACTTTTGAAGATTTCATGAACTTCCATAAGAAATATTATCACCCTTCCAACTCGTATGCCTTTTTCTATGGCGATGACGATCCCGAACATCGTTTGAAAATGCTTGATGAATACTTCAATCAATTTGAAAAAATTGATCCTGAATCTGCAATCGGAATTCAGGCTCCTTTCACGACTCCAGTTGTTATTGAAGATAAATATGATGCGTCCGATGATGGCAATCAAAAGGCCATGTTTGTTGTAAACTTCGGACTCGGACATGAACGGAATGCCCGGATTGACCTTGAGCTCGAAGTTCTTGAGCTGGTTCTTATCGGTCTACCTTCTTCACCTTTACGGAAAGCTCTCACAGATTCTGAACTAGGAGAAGATATTGCCGGAGTCGGGCTTGAAAATGAACTTCGTCAGCTTTACTTTTCAACAGGGTTGAAAGGCATTGAAACTGAAGACGCACCAAAGGTTGAAGAGCTGATCTTTTCCACCTTCAAAGATCTCGCGACAAATGGAATAAACGCCGAAGACCTCGAAGCCGCTATCAATACTATTGAATTTGATCTGCGCGAAAACAATACAGGTTCCTACCCTCGCGGACTGTCGGTAATGACAACAGCCATGACTTCATGGCTTTATGACGGAGATCCGCTGGAGCACATCCGTTATGAAAAACCTATTGCTGATCTTAAGAAAAGATTAGCCGATGGTGAAAAAATATTTGAACCGCTCATCCAAAAGTTGTTTGTCGACAACAATTACCGCTCCACTGTTCTGCTGACCCCTGATACAAAGGTCGGCGCGGAAAGAGAAAAGCGTGAAGAAGTTAAGCTTGAAAAAGCCCGCAGTGCCATGAGCGACGCTGAATTCAAAGCCGTCATAAAAAAAGCCGATGAATTACAAGAAGAACAGGAAGCTCCTGATTCTCCTGAAGCTCTGGACACCATTCCGCGCCTTAAGGTTGCTGATCTTCCTCTTGAAGGTATTGAAATCGTTTGCGAAAAAAAAGGTGAACTGCTTTTCCACGATCTCGACACCAACGGCATTCTCTATCTAGATTTAGCTTTTAATTTCTCAGGACTGCCGGACAGATTACTTCCTTATCTCTCTGTTTTCGGACGCATTTTACTGCAAACAGGAACCAAATCCACTGACTTTGTAACCATGAACAGACGCATGGCTGCCAAAACAGGCGGAATTTCACCATCTTCCATTGTTGCGACCAAACACGGCACAACCGATACATTTTCCCGCTTTGTTCTGCGCGGTAAAGCAACCGCAGACAGAACCGGCGACCTGATTGAAATCATCAGCGAACTTCTGCTCGAAGCTAACCTTGATAACCGCGACCGGGTTCGTCAGATAGTTCTTGAATCAAAAGCCCGCATGGAACAGCATCTTATTCCGTCCGGTCATATGATTGCGGCTCTCCGTATGAAAGCCAGATTCAGCGAAGCAGGATTCATCAACGAACTGATGAACGGAGTTTCCAATCTGCAATTCTTAAGAGAACTTGCCGAACGTGTGGAAAATGATTTCGCATCAGTTGTTGCTGATCTTGAAGAAATTCGCGCAACCATACTTAATCAGGCCAACCTACTTTCAAACGTCACGCTTGATGGGAAAACATACAACACAATCAGTTCCGCTCTCGGTGACCTGTCTTCCGCCCTTCCGGCTGGAAGCAGTTCCACAGCAAAACGCAACCTTCTCTCATTTGAAAAAATGGAAGGGCTGTGCATCCCTGCTCAGGTCAACTACGTTGCCAAGGGAACTAATGTTTATGATTACGGATACAAATATTCAGGTTCCGCTCAGGTCGTCAGCAGATACTTACGCACAGGATATCTTTGGGATAAAGTCCGCGTGCAGGGCGGAGCTTACGGCTCCTTCTCCATGTTTGACCGCACAGCCGGAAGTCTCAGCTTTGTTTCCTACCGTGACCCTAATTTAAAACGCACTCTCGACACTTACGACGGAGTTGCCGACTATCTTAGAAAAATTGAAGTAAACAACGACGAGCTTGAAAAAACAATCCTCGGCGGAATCGGTGATATTGACAGCTACATGCTGCCCGACGCCAAAGGTTACACCTCAATGGTTCGTCACTTGAGCGGAGAAGACGCAGCCTTCAGACAGGAATTGAGAGAACAGGTTTTAGCTTCCAGTGAAAACGACTTCCGCCTCTTTGCAGAAGCAGCACAATCGGTTGCGGATCATGGTGATGTTGTGGTTCTCGGCAGCAGAAAAGCTATGGAAGAGTCAGGCCTTGATCTAAAATTAGTCGATATACTATAG
- a CDS encoding LysE family translocator — protein sequence MNPDALGYMAAGAALGLGAGLTPGPLLTLVLTQTFSHGPKEGAKVAFTPLLTDIPILCLSLLAMSWIKTHPSVMGIISIAGAIVVTLFGYDCFKTRAIILPEMNIKPGSFKKGLLTNYMNPHVYIFWATVGAPSTLLASDSGMLAPVLFLSGFFVCLIGAKITVAYLAGRFRELLSSRTYLIIMRVLGLALFAFALFLLRDGLRFLNLIN from the coding sequence ATGAATCCCGATGCACTTGGATATATGGCCGCAGGGGCCGCGCTTGGGCTTGGTGCGGGATTAACTCCCGGCCCTTTGCTTACGCTCGTTTTAACCCAGACATTCTCTCACGGCCCTAAGGAAGGCGCAAAGGTAGCCTTTACACCGCTTCTTACTGACATACCCATTCTTTGCCTGTCGTTGCTGGCGATGTCGTGGATTAAAACGCACCCATCGGTGATGGGCATCATTTCCATAGCCGGAGCAATCGTTGTAACTCTTTTCGGCTATGACTGTTTTAAAACTCGTGCCATCATTCTACCTGAAATGAATATTAAACCCGGCTCATTCAAGAAAGGGCTTCTTACTAATTACATGAACCCTCATGTTTATATTTTCTGGGCAACGGTAGGCGCTCCGTCAACTCTTTTAGCTTCAGATTCCGGAATGCTCGCTCCGGTTTTATTTTTATCAGGGTTCTTTGTATGTCTTATCGGTGCAAAGATTACGGTGGCATATCTTGCAGGACGTTTCAGAGAATTGCTGTCCAGTCGCACCTACTTAATCATTATGCGGGTACTTGGTTTGGCTCTTTTCGCTTTTGCATTGTTCCTGTTGCGGGACGGATTAAGATTTTTGAATTTAATAAATTAG
- the asnB gene encoding asparagine synthase (glutamine-hydrolyzing), with amino-acid sequence MCGILGAINSSVKFDLSSLHHRGPDGQGVWEDDDRCRLGHTRLSIIDLDQRASQPMVSRSSRFVIVFNGEIYNYKEIKKEFLPDFDFRTTSDTEVLLELWELMGPDCIKHFRGMFAFAIWDRREKELFLVRDRLGKKPLVFSCGNGSLSFASELDALVGLLPQKPEIDPRAMDLFLAYQFIPHPFTIYKNCEKLPPAHFAKYKDGQLTIQRYWSIKFDPDYSITEDEAFESLEEQVRESVKLRMRSDVEVGVLLSGGVDSSLVAAVAAKESGKRLKTFSVGFDYGKSELEHAAKAAQACNSIHKPASLDEKTAGSLFADMVNAYGEPYGDNSALPSLFVCAHAASEVKVALNGDGGDELMGGYGKYSPKAMRRLMTPFASFGYKVGCDLDTTANRLFNSPGILKFADRLGSSLSPYIKVVRFNHFFSSQYRKALYRPEVFKEVLDIRSEYEKKLISELPLTGPLMCRLQSIDYRHYFVGDLMAKMDIAGMRNSLETRSPLMDHKLFEFAATLPPEFKIKNGETKYLLKKLAAKYLPREIIYRPKTGFSVPVSNWAETVFKQKVSAATANPNHPLWNYLNRDFVKKMAEGSPEQIRKNGHRIWLLSVLCAWTETHAKR; translated from the coding sequence ATGTGCGGAATTCTCGGAGCAATTAACTCGTCGGTTAAATTTGATCTTTCATCTCTCCATCATCGAGGCCCGGACGGGCAGGGTGTATGGGAAGATGACGATCGTTGCCGTCTAGGACATACCCGGCTTTCAATTATTGATCTTGATCAGCGAGCATCTCAGCCAATGGTCAGTCGCAGCTCCCGTTTTGTGATTGTGTTTAATGGTGAGATCTACAATTACAAGGAAATTAAGAAAGAATTTCTTCCGGATTTTGATTTTCGCACTACCTCGGATACCGAAGTGCTTCTGGAGCTATGGGAGCTTATGGGGCCTGATTGTATAAAGCATTTTAGAGGTATGTTTGCCTTTGCAATTTGGGACAGAAGAGAAAAAGAGCTGTTTTTAGTTCGTGACAGGCTGGGGAAAAAACCGCTTGTGTTCAGTTGTGGTAACGGCTCTTTAAGTTTTGCTTCCGAGCTTGATGCGCTGGTAGGTTTATTGCCTCAAAAGCCTGAGATTGATCCTCGGGCTATGGATTTATTTCTGGCTTACCAGTTTATACCGCATCCTTTTACTATTTATAAAAATTGCGAAAAGTTGCCGCCTGCCCATTTTGCTAAATATAAAGACGGTCAACTGACAATTCAGCGATATTGGTCCATAAAATTTGATCCTGATTACAGCATCACTGAAGATGAAGCTTTTGAAAGTTTAGAAGAGCAGGTTCGCGAGTCTGTGAAGCTCCGAATGCGTTCTGACGTTGAAGTTGGCGTACTGCTCAGCGGCGGTGTGGACTCAAGCTTAGTTGCGGCTGTGGCGGCAAAAGAATCGGGTAAGCGTCTTAAGACTTTTTCTGTTGGATTCGATTACGGTAAGAGTGAACTTGAACATGCCGCAAAGGCTGCGCAGGCTTGTAATTCAATTCATAAACCGGCTTCGCTTGATGAAAAAACAGCCGGATCGTTATTTGCGGATATGGTTAACGCTTACGGTGAACCATACGGTGACAATTCAGCTCTGCCGAGTCTCTTTGTATGCGCTCATGCCGCTTCTGAAGTTAAGGTTGCGCTTAACGGTGACGGCGGTGACGAACTGATGGGCGGCTACGGCAAATACAGCCCTAAAGCTATGCGGCGGCTTATGACTCCGTTCGCTTCATTCGGATATAAGGTCGGGTGCGATTTAGATACTACAGCAAACAGGCTTTTTAATTCTCCCGGCATTCTTAAGTTTGCGGATAGATTGGGTTCAAGCTTGTCTCCGTATATCAAGGTGGTAAGGTTCAACCACTTCTTTTCTTCACAGTACCGTAAGGCTCTTTACAGACCGGAAGTTTTTAAAGAGGTGCTTGATATAAGGTCTGAGTACGAGAAAAAACTCATTTCGGAACTTCCGCTGACAGGTCCGTTGATGTGTAGGTTGCAGAGTATTGATTACCGCCATTATTTTGTGGGCGATTTGATGGCTAAAATGGATATTGCCGGGATGCGCAATTCTCTTGAAACCCGCTCTCCTTTAATGGACCACAAGCTATTTGAATTTGCTGCAACTCTGCCTCCTGAATTCAAAATAAAAAATGGCGAAACAAAGTATCTGCTCAAGAAACTGGCGGCTAAATACCTTCCGCGTGAAATTATTTATCGACCTAAAACAGGTTTTTCAGTCCCTGTAAGTAATTGGGCGGAGACTGTTTTCAAGCAGAAAGTATCCGCGGCAACAGCTAACCCCAATCACCCTTTGTGGAATTACTTGAACAGAGATTTCGTAAAGAAAATGGCGGAAGGATCACCTGAGCAGATTAGGAAAAACGGGCACAGAATTTGGCTGTTGTCGGTTCTTTGCGCTTGGACTGAAACTCACGCAAAGAGGTAA
- a CDS encoding glycosyltransferase, which translates to MKIAYVIGGLPFGGVENWLLDLTLRLKGRSDVEAVVINVSGTGIKAPEYKEKGIRVIDVCDSKKGLKTFKVSTAFKLRKILKVEKPDVIHTLHFSGDYFGRLAAIGLGVPVITHIRNIHRQKKSFRRFANKFLCRFTDAFLSVSGQVEKECVSLDHNVCGKPSLVFYNSADPEKLQVEGIDLKKEYGAKDIIISGVGRFVPQKNFDLLIKAFAIVAKERPDTSLVLLGDGPEKDKLEKMVESFGIKNLVIFPGYRSDVPKFMRSTDILVMPSDYEGLPITHIEALFCGVPAVISRFVPSIEIASEASLVCRREPDHIAELILSLINDKDLYDRLSAKAVEISPAYSMTCYLERLLKFYKALIKNGKNGQADFSEFDQAPSK; encoded by the coding sequence ATGAAAATAGCGTACGTTATAGGCGGACTTCCTTTCGGAGGAGTTGAAAACTGGCTTCTTGATTTGACCCTTAGATTGAAAGGCAGGTCAGATGTTGAAGCTGTTGTGATCAACGTTTCCGGAACAGGGATTAAAGCTCCTGAATACAAGGAGAAGGGAATCAGAGTCATTGATGTCTGCGATTCCAAAAAAGGGTTGAAAACATTTAAAGTAAGTACGGCCTTCAAACTTAGAAAAATTTTAAAAGTTGAAAAGCCGGATGTTATTCATACTCTTCATTTTTCAGGGGACTACTTTGGCAGACTGGCCGCTATCGGGTTAGGTGTTCCAGTTATTACGCACATTAGAAATATTCATCGTCAAAAGAAATCATTTCGCCGTTTTGCAAATAAATTTCTCTGCCGCTTTACCGATGCTTTTTTATCGGTTTCAGGTCAGGTGGAAAAAGAGTGTGTAAGTCTTGATCACAATGTTTGCGGCAAGCCTTCATTAGTTTTTTATAATTCTGCTGATCCTGAAAAATTGCAGGTTGAAGGTATTGATTTAAAAAAAGAGTATGGCGCAAAAGATATAATAATTTCAGGTGTGGGACGATTTGTTCCTCAGAAAAATTTTGATTTGCTAATAAAAGCTTTTGCAATTGTAGCTAAAGAACGTCCTGATACCTCTCTGGTTCTACTAGGTGACGGCCCGGAAAAAGATAAGCTTGAAAAAATGGTAGAATCTTTTGGCATCAAAAATTTGGTGATTTTCCCCGGATACCGCAGTGATGTGCCGAAGTTTATGCGTTCGACTGACATTCTTGTCATGCCGTCTGATTATGAGGGACTGCCGATTACCCATATTGAAGCTCTTTTCTGTGGTGTTCCGGCGGTGATATCAAGATTTGTCCCTTCAATTGAGATAGCGTCCGAAGCGTCATTAGTGTGTCGCAGAGAACCGGATCATATTGCAGAGCTGATACTGTCCCTGATTAACGACAAAGATCTCTATGATAGGCTTTCGGCCAAAGCCGTAGAGATATCGCCCGCCTATTCAATGACATGTTATCTGGAAAGGTTGCTTAAATTTTATAAGGCTCTCATCAAAAACGGAAAGAATGGTCAGGCTGATTTCAGCGAATTTGATCAGGCTCCTTCCAAGTAA
- a CDS encoding flagellar biosynthesis anti-sigma factor FlgM, whose translation MPFDEKNKKNIPISYELTAKKDDSAISQEDLLERKRMVQKLKEKIRAGTYKPTIGEIAVHLVRCNLNAECF comes from the coding sequence ATGCCTTTCGATGAAAAAAACAAAAAAAACATACCTATTTCATACGAACTTACAGCTAAAAAAGACGATTCAGCTATATCCCAAGAAGATCTGCTTGAACGCAAAAGAATGGTCCAAAAACTCAAAGAGAAGATTCGAGCAGGAACGTACAAACCAACGATAGGCGAAATCGCTGTTCACCTCGTAAGATGTAATCTTAACGCTGAGTGCTTTTAA
- a CDS encoding ChbG/HpnK family deacetylase, translating into MFVVINVDDLGLHPAVRRAVDQLARAGVVTSSTLLANGPDLSESVLLQDTHPSLGLGAHLNLLRGKPISNPDHIPSLVDDDGLMFGSYTSLLLRYLTGQIKLAEVEAEWSAQIEYLLDHNVRLTHFDSEKHIHAWPGLFGLAGKLARKYNVSWIRNPLEKTDISRLDKGMLRTRFLQTCLLGSQSFETPRTAYGVWGIADQKDKLDPILFEKYIDTYKPNVVEIVCHPGKPEPGDGPLPSDFGPMRVEAQWKEEFNSLSQKGWLKIFEKIGATPVNYGQLDPRTGVLK; encoded by the coding sequence ATGTTTGTTGTAATCAATGTGGACGATCTGGGATTGCATCCCGCAGTACGCAGAGCAGTGGATCAGTTAGCCCGAGCTGGAGTCGTGACTTCTTCAACTCTGCTTGCCAACGGACCCGACCTTTCTGAATCCGTACTACTTCAAGATACCCATCCCTCACTTGGACTGGGCGCGCATCTGAATTTATTGCGCGGTAAACCCATCTCCAACCCCGACCATATACCGTCCCTCGTTGATGACGACGGCCTTATGTTCGGCAGCTACACATCTCTTCTCCTGCGGTACCTGACCGGACAGATTAAACTTGCAGAAGTTGAAGCTGAATGGTCAGCTCAAATCGAATACCTTCTGGATCATAACGTGCGGCTTACTCACTTTGACAGTGAAAAACATATCCACGCATGGCCCGGCCTGTTCGGACTTGCCGGAAAACTCGCCCGGAAATACAATGTGAGCTGGATTCGCAATCCATTAGAAAAAACGGATATCAGCCGCTTAGATAAAGGAATGCTGAGAACGCGCTTTCTGCAAACATGCCTTCTCGGGAGCCAATCCTTTGAAACTCCGCGCACAGCTTACGGAGTCTGGGGCATTGCTGACCAGAAGGATAAATTAGACCCGATACTTTTTGAAAAGTATATTGATACATATAAGCCGAATGTTGTTGAAATTGTATGCCATCCGGGTAAACCCGAACCCGGAGACGGACCTCTGCCTTCTGACTTCGGCCCCATGCGCGTAGAAGCTCAGTGGAAAGAAGAATTTAACTCGCTGTCTCAAAAGGGATGGCTCAAAATATTTGAAAAAATCGGAGCAACGCCCGTAAATTACGGTCAACTTGATCCCCGAACCGGAGTACTTAAATAA
- a CDS encoding glycosyltransferase family 2 protein yields the protein MQDNVKQEIEISIVTPMHNEEGCVREFHSRISAALKGMNTTYEILLINDGSTDCTEDIIRELSLNDPNLKGIMLARNRGQCTAIYAGIQESRGQYVVIMDGDLQHKPEEIPSLICEIRKGYDLVSGCRTNRGESMIKRKLPSKIANYLMRTTSGCQVQDMGGLSCLKGKLARSMTLREGQHRLIPALVYSMGGSVSEVPISAPPRFAGKSHYGIGRSIDVLFDIVMLWFQSSFKQRPIYLFGRISLLMFMVASLIMVWLLYGKVFFGEHMGTRPPFMGAILLYLSSLGFMSTGFILESLANTYEAVMGTKTYQIRETISQGIAEKPKN from the coding sequence ATGCAGGATAATGTAAAACAAGAAATTGAAATCAGTATCGTCACCCCCATGCACAATGAAGAAGGCTGCGTAAGAGAATTCCACAGCAGAATCTCCGCAGCCCTGAAAGGCATGAATACTACATACGAAATTTTGCTGATCAATGACGGGTCCACCGACTGCACCGAAGATATCATTCGCGAATTGTCCTTAAATGATCCCAATCTCAAAGGCATCATGCTTGCCCGCAACAGAGGACAATGTACCGCAATCTACGCCGGTATTCAGGAAAGCAGAGGTCAATACGTTGTGATAATGGACGGTGATCTTCAGCATAAACCTGAAGAAATACCTTCTCTTATCTGTGAAATACGCAAAGGATACGACCTTGTTTCCGGTTGCCGCACCAATCGCGGTGAGTCCATGATCAAGCGTAAACTGCCCAGCAAAATTGCCAACTATCTCATGCGGACCACCAGCGGATGTCAGGTTCAGGATATGGGCGGTCTTTCCTGCCTTAAAGGCAAGCTAGCACGTTCCATGACCCTGCGCGAAGGACAGCACAGACTTATTCCCGCCCTCGTCTATTCAATGGGCGGGTCTGTATCTGAAGTGCCAATCTCAGCTCCTCCCCGTTTTGCCGGGAAAAGCCATTACGGCATCGGACGCTCAATAGATGTCCTCTTCGACATCGTAATGTTATGGTTCCAATCCTCTTTCAAACAAAGGCCTATTTACCTTTTCGGACGCATAAGCCTGCTTATGTTCATGGTCGCATCGCTCATCATGGTCTGGCTGCTATACGGAAAAGTATTTTTCGGCGAACACATGGGAACACGCCCTCCTTTCATGGGCGCAATTCTCTTATATCTCAGCTCACTCGGTTTCATGTCCACAGGATTCATCCTTGAATCTCTGGCAAATACCTATGAGGCAGTAATGGGTACTAAAACTTACCAGATTCGTGAAACTATTTCGCAGGGAATTGCAGAAAAACCAAAGAATTAG
- a CDS encoding OmpA/MotB family protein, with protein sequence MSDDFILNRKNTKKEDLGWALTLADMMMLLLCFFVMLIAIADIDESKYENVSDSLATAMGVKVPPKGIVEVKTEEGAPVVRRTISNEQRNLFQMQLEMARLVGREADALKIKLRADSVAIVLKGDVFFGLGKADLTGRAKSVLARIAPALAKSPYDVVVEGHSDNIPMFSKQFPSNWELSSARASAVARYLLANGFNKNRIKVLGMADTSPMWPNIDVKGNPIPDNQKRNRRVVLLVFPPKVGSVK encoded by the coding sequence ATGTCTGACGATTTCATATTAAATAGAAAAAATACGAAGAAAGAAGATCTCGGCTGGGCTTTGACGCTGGCTGATATGATGATGCTTTTGCTATGTTTTTTTGTAATGCTCATTGCCATCGCTGACATTGATGAAAGTAAATATGAGAATGTTTCAGATTCTCTTGCAACAGCGATGGGCGTGAAGGTTCCGCCCAAGGGAATAGTTGAAGTTAAGACGGAAGAAGGCGCTCCTGTTGTCAGGCGAACAATAAGCAATGAGCAAAGAAATCTATTTCAAATGCAGCTTGAAATGGCCCGGCTTGTAGGTAGAGAGGCCGATGCCCTAAAAATCAAACTTAGGGCGGATTCTGTAGCTATCGTACTTAAAGGTGATGTCTTTTTCGGGCTGGGTAAGGCTGATTTGACTGGCCGCGCTAAAAGTGTGCTGGCAAGAATAGCTCCGGCTCTTGCTAAATCTCCGTATGACGTGGTTGTGGAAGGTCACTCAGACAACATACCGATGTTTTCCAAGCAGTTCCCTTCGAACTGGGAACTCTCTTCTGCCAGAGCAAGTGCTGTCGCCAGATATCTTCTTGCAAACGGTTTTAATAAGAACAGGATCAAAGTTTTAGGAATGGCTGACACCAGTCCGATGTGGCCTAACATCGACGTGAAAGGAAACCCCATCCCTGATAATCAAAAGCGTAACCGCCGTGTTGTTCTTCTGGTTTTCCCTCCTAAGGTCGGTTCCGTAAAATAG
- a CDS encoding motility protein A has protein sequence MNIATIIGIIFGMAILAVATYTSTDSVGVFINIPGIAIVGGGTIAATFICYPLREVMRVLKVFMMAMGADELPLENYINVIVNLSKQVAAKGEENLEGSLKNIENEFLREGLQMLVDGYSKEEIKEILDNRIQQYHEQEHGAAGIYRTMAILSPAFGIIGTLIGLIAMMQGMGTNIGSIGPAMATALTTTLYGALFANMLFMPIAIKVENRIDEITLLMRVIRDGILFIKDKTPSAIVMDKLKGYLPPRKWATVKASK, from the coding sequence ATGAATATTGCAACCATAATAGGTATTATTTTCGGTATGGCCATTCTGGCTGTGGCAACTTACACCTCTACAGATTCCGTCGGAGTCTTTATCAATATTCCGGGTATTGCGATTGTAGGCGGCGGAACCATTGCCGCCACTTTTATCTGCTATCCTCTGCGCGAAGTTATGCGTGTTTTAAAGGTGTTCATGATGGCTATGGGAGCTGATGAACTGCCACTTGAAAACTACATTAATGTTATTGTGAATCTTTCCAAACAGGTCGCAGCCAAAGGTGAAGAGAATCTGGAAGGAAGTCTTAAAAACATTGAAAATGAGTTCTTGCGGGAAGGGTTGCAGATGCTTGTGGACGGTTATTCTAAAGAGGAGATCAAAGAGATCCTTGATAACCGCATTCAGCAATATCATGAGCAGGAACACGGCGCTGCCGGTATTTATAGAACAATGGCGATTCTTTCCCCGGCATTCGGGATTATCGGGACTCTTATCGGTCTTATCGCTATGATGCAGGGAATGGGCACGAATATAGGTTCCATCGGTCCTGCAATGGCGACAGCTCTTACCACGACTCTTTATGGAGCTTTATTCGCGAATATGCTTTTCATGCCTATCGCGATTAAGGTTGAAAACCGGATTGATGAAATCACACTTCTTATGCGTGTAATCCGTGACGGTATCCTTTTTATAAAAGATAAGACTCCGTCTGCAATTGTTATGGATAAGCTTAAGGGGTATCTGCCTCCGCGTAAATGGGCGACAGTCAAGGCTTCCAAGTAA